CCATGCAGGGCATGCCCGCCCCCGTTGAGGAGGCCGTCCGGGCTAACATCTCCGAGCGCAACCGTGAACTGTTGGAATCCGAGATCGAGATCCTAGGGCAGGTCCGTGCCGTTGACGTGGAACTTGCGCAGTCGGAGATTGTACGTGCCATCAGGGCATTGTTTGCGGCCGGAGAGATCACGGTCCTAGAGGACGAGGCCACCCGTGGCCACTAACTCCACGGCCACCGCCGCGACCCCTTTGGTCTTCCCTGCCGTACACGGCCCCTCAGGGGCGGCCGTGCGCCAGGAGCGCCAGCGTGGGTACACCGAGGGCCATACCGCCGGGTACACGGCCGGAATGCGCCGGGCCACCGAGGAAGCGGGGCGCCTGCAGCTGCTCCAAAACAGTGAACATGTGGCCCTGCTTGCGGAGTTGCGCGCCGCCAACGCAGCAAAAATCGCGGCCCTGACCGTGTGCACAGAGTCAGTCGCAGCCACAGCGACCCCCGTGCTTGCCGACGTTGAACAAACCCTCTTTGATGCCGCGCTGGCACTGGCTCAGGCAATTCTGGGACAGGAACTGAACGACGCAGGAACCTCCTCCCGTGCGGCACTCACCCGAGCACTGGCCGGGGGAGGGGACGTACCGCCGCTGCGGGTGCGGATGAATCCGCATGACGTGGTGGCATTACAAAGCCAGCCCGACGGGTTGGTGGCGGGCGGGATTGACATTGTCGGCGACCCCGCCATGGCGCCCGGGGATGCCGTCGCGGACTTTCCCGACGGTTTCCTGGACGCCAGCATCGCGTCCGCGCTGGAACGTGCCCGCCAAGCGCTGCAGGAGTCGCGGACGTGACCGGGAACAGCCGCGGTGGCGCTCCCGCGATTTTTGCCCACCCACGGTCCCTGACAGGCCAGGGGGCGGGGCGTTTCGCCGCTGCCTTGCGTGCTGCGGCACCGCAGCGTGTGGGAGTGGTTTCCTCAGTGGTGGGGCTCAGCGCTGAAGTGCGCGGTTTGCGCTGCGCCGTAGGGGACCTGGTGTGCCTGAGCGGGCGGACACCCGGTGCCCGGCCTATCGACGCCGAGGTTGTCGCCGTGGGGTGGGACACCGTTAAGATCATGCCGCTGGGCCCCCTGGCCGGGCTGGCCCAAGGCGATTTGGTCCATGCCAAGACCGATCCGGTGCTGGTCCCCACAGGCCGGGGCCTGCTGGGCCGGGTGTTGGACGGGCTGGGCCGCCCCATCGACGGCTTGGGACCCCTGCCGGCCAACATTGGCGTGCCCGTGGCCAACTCGGCACCGAACTCAATGGAACGTGCACGCATCAGCACCCCCCTGAGCACCGGCGTGCGTGTCATGGATACGCTGACAACGGTTGGGCGGGGGCAGCGGATGGGCTTGTTTGCCGGTTCAGGTGTGGGCAAGTCGTCGCTGCTGTCCATGATTGCCCGCGGCACCGAAGCCGACGTCTCGGTGATCGCTTTGGTGGGCGAGCGCGGGCGCGAGGTGCGTGAATTCCTCGAAGACGACCTGGGTCCTGAAGGCCTGGCCCGATCCATTGTGGTGGTGGCCACCAGCGACGAGCCGGCACTTGTCAGGCTGCGGGCAGCATTCACGGCTACCCGGATCGCCGAGTCCTTCCGCGACGCCGGCGCCGACGTCATGTTGATGATGGACTCGCTCACCCGCGTGGCCATGGCCCAGCGTGAAATCGGGCTCTCCGTAGGCGAGCCGCCGGCGACACGCGGCTACCCGCCGTCGACCTTTTCGGTCCTGG
This region of Arthrobacter alpinus genomic DNA includes:
- a CDS encoding FliH/SctL family protein — encoded protein: MATNSTATAATPLVFPAVHGPSGAAVRQERQRGYTEGHTAGYTAGMRRATEEAGRLQLLQNSEHVALLAELRAANAAKIAALTVCTESVAATATPVLADVEQTLFDAALALAQAILGQELNDAGTSSRAALTRALAGGGDVPPLRVRMNPHDVVALQSQPDGLVAGGIDIVGDPAMAPGDAVADFPDGFLDASIASALERARQALQESRT
- a CDS encoding FliI/YscN family ATPase, with protein sequence MTGQGAGRFAAALRAAAPQRVGVVSSVVGLSAEVRGLRCAVGDLVCLSGRTPGARPIDAEVVAVGWDTVKIMPLGPLAGLAQGDLVHAKTDPVLVPTGRGLLGRVLDGLGRPIDGLGPLPANIGVPVANSAPNSMERARISTPLSTGVRVMDTLTTVGRGQRMGLFAGSGVGKSSLLSMIARGTEADVSVIALVGERGREVREFLEDDLGPEGLARSIVVVATSDEPALVRLRAAFTATRIAESFRDAGADVMLMMDSLTRVAMAQREIGLSVGEPPATRGYPPSTFSVLARLLERAGTDKIGSVTGMYTVLVDGDDHNEPIADAVRSILDGHIVLDRKLAVAGHFPSIDALASISRVASKVCTAEQKHDAATLRRVMAARRAAQDLIDVGAYQGGSNPLVDAALAHSGAIDGFLQQNLDHQVPGELAWNDLHSLVTSFGGLQ